In the genome of Cryptomeria japonica chromosome 8, Sugi_1.0, whole genome shotgun sequence, one region contains:
- the LOC131044195 gene encoding uncharacterized protein LOC131044195: MSWCVRVSAVLTRQLQVGAGSRNGDREALGLSGGRGAGGAGSSWRGGCGRAQGGAACGGGAKRGGAALRTAVLGEPRAEVLGSGAGGGTCGGGAVSEAVPGAEPEDGAQRRGRRGGRDAI, translated from the coding sequence ATGAGCTGGTGTGTCCGCGTGTCGGCTGTGCTGACGAGGCAGCTGCAGGTGGGTGCCGGAAGCCGGAACGGCGACCGGGAGGCGCTCGGGCTGAGCGGTGGGCGTGGCGCGGGCGGCGCCGGGAGCAGCTGGAGAGGAGGTTGCGGACGGGCGCAGGGAGGAGCCGCTTGTGGCGGCGGAGCCAAGCGCGGAGGAGCGGCTCTGCGGACTGCGGTGCTGGGAGAACCGAGGGCAGAGGTGCTGGGGAGCGGCGCCGGCGGAGGGACGTGCGGTGGCGGCGCGGTCAGCGAGGCAGTGCCGGGAGCGGAGCCCGAGGACGGTGCGCAGCGGCGAGGACGGCGTGGGGGACGAGACGCTATCTGA